The Juglans microcarpa x Juglans regia isolate MS1-56 chromosome 2S, Jm3101_v1.0, whole genome shotgun sequence genome has a window encoding:
- the LOC121252158 gene encoding SUPPRESSOR OF ABI3-5-like isoform X3 translates to MREMDPGRYGLQQGWDNNSALEGYGAVHDPNYRVGVSHDERRFLDERYSRENVNQRSVFHHDILDRESYPSPPLATGIWPPSRRRSYEEEYPLDKESRRHEKLYNSYHEMDTFRDHEINTTQRFEKFGDGYHGVDNFRDHTTDRLARFGGRDRDDYAYDDYDCRSRLSHQSREDSHERDYEYGRHSYDSDYDRGSRRDGNWRRRESHDKRCMSRDRDPSPHRRHERSRSRGRDDRPRSRSPRGRSHGQTHREDSYDDDRHQRSDRRRERPEKRYREQYSPAPSATVVVKGLSQKTTEEDLYQILAEWGPLRHVRVIKERNSGISRGFAFIDFPSLEAARAMMDKIGDDGLVVDGRKLFFEYSSKPTGGVGGPFDQDNAVKSGHFNHRSNTVPSDWMCNFCGCVNFARRTSCFQCNEPRTDDALLTDGALSIPAPLGKKGLEAGPTHVLVVRGLDENADEEMLRYEFSKHSPIKDLRLVRDKFTHVSRGFAFVHFHSVEDATKALEATNGTTLEKNGQILRVAYAKSILAPGSGSSGRSQSSSLAAAAIEAATFSQQYDAVGWAPKEYNPDDKQSTSRQEQIGGELPDQNNGLASQSGFVWDEASGYYYDAASGFYYDGNSGLYYDGNSGIWYTYDQQTHQYIPCADQNDNKISGNQSEPPKASYGSSNRKVIISAPATTSVEKTASLPDAVQAAATAAIAAEKKEKEKLKEIKLASRSSLLANKKKMNNVLSIWKQRSHEGQAPRAALDDNQLSGSADDRPFSVGQSTKSKFKTDVLSTKDNSMPSSGTTTTTSMAQAVGLESPVKPRPVSNSLGGTVMGVIRGSGRATVRSETLYSGSSAGVSTSTVPANVAGLPSSTNVDVSTGLTPFKTDASALGTYTSPAAAGGGKRRFSEMPFNAASAYKEQPQTTYRDRAAERRTLYGSSSVGEDLPDLGFSDSRIREGREWNGRASPGTSRRT, encoded by the exons ATGCGAGAAATGGATCCTGGTCGCTATGGTCTGCAGCAAGGATGGGATAATAACAGC GCTTTGGAGGGTTATGGCGCGGTACATGATCCAAACTACCG GGTTGGGGTTTCCCATGATGAGAGGAGgtttttagatgaaagatattCTAGAGAAAATGTTAACCAGAGAAGTGTCTTCCATCATGACATTTTGGATAGAGAGAGCTATCCATCACCACCTCTTGCTACTGGCATTTGGCCACCATCAAGGCGGAGAAGTTATGAAGAAGAATATCCTCTTGACAAGGAATCTAGGCGTCACGAGAAACTGTACAATTCATACCATGAGATGGATACCTTTCGTGATCATGAGATCAATACCACTCAGAGATTTGAGAAGTTTGGGGATGGGTATCACGGTGTTGACAACTTTCGGGATCACACAACTGACAGGCTTGCAAGGTTTGGGGGACGTGACCGCGATGATTATGCTTATGATGACTATGATTGTAGGTCCCGCTTGTCCCATCAAAGTAGGGAGGATAGCCATGAGAGGGACTATGAATATGGTCGACATAGTTATGATTCCGATTATGACAGAGGTAGCAGGAGAGATGGTAATTGGAGGCGGCGTGAATCCCATGATAAGAGATGTATGAGTCGGGATAGAGATCCAAGTCCACATAGAAGGCATGAGCGCTCCCGGTCTAGGGGTCGTGATGACCGTCCTAGATCGAGGTCCCCTCGAGGACGAAGCCATGGTCAAACTCATCGTGAGGACAGCTATGATGATGATCGACATCAAAGGTCAGATAGACGAAGGGAGCGTCCAGAGAAGCGTTATCGTGAGCAATATTCTCCG GCCCCATCTGCCACTGTTGTCGTGAAGGGCCTCTCACAGAAGACAACTGAGGAAGATTTGTACCAGATCCTT GCTGAATGGGGACCACTTCGTCATGTCCGTGTGATCAAAGAGAGAAACTCTGGGATCTCCCGTGGATTCGcttttattgattttccttCTTTG GAAGCAGCACGTGCAATGATGGACAAGATCGGAGATGATGGTCTTGTTGTGGATGGAAGGAAGCTTTTTTTTGAGTATAG TAGTAAGCCAACTGGTGGGGTAGGTGGACCATTTGATCAAGACAATGCTGTGAAATCAGGACACTTTAACCATAGAAGCAATACAGTACCATCTGATTGGATGTGCAACTTTTGTGGCTGTGTCAATTTTGCTCGGCGAACGTCTTGCTTCCAG TGTAATGAGCCTCGTACTGATGATGCTCTCCTGACGGATGGTGCTTTATCAATTCCGGCACCCTTAGGGAAGAAAGGATTGGAGGCAG GTCCTACTCATGTTTTGGTTGTCCGAGGATTGGATGAAAATGCTGATGAAGAAATGCTCCGTTATGAATTTTCCAAACATTCTCCAATTAAG GACCTTCGTCTTGTCAGAGACAAATTTACTCATGTATCAAGGGGATTTGCATTTGTACATTTTCATTCG GTGGAGGATGCGACCAAAGCTCTTGAAGCAACAAATGGAACAACTCTTGAAAAAAATGGGCAGATCTTGAGGGTTGCATATGCAAAAAGCATCCTTGCTCCAGGATCAGGTTCATCTGGACGTTCCCAGTCAAGTAGCCTCGCTGCTGCTGCAATTGAGGCAGCAACATTTTCTCAACAG TATGATGCTGTTGGATGGGCACCAAAAGAATATAACCCAGATGACAAACAATCAACCAGCAGGCAGGAACAAATTGGTGGGGAGCTTCCAGATCAAAATAATGGTTTGGCTTCACAATCTGGATTTGTGTGGGATGAGGCATCTGGTTATTACTATGATGCTGCTTCTGGATTTTACTATGATGGAAATTCAG GGCTCTATTATGATGGTAACAGTGGAATTTGGTATACATATGACCAACAAACTCATCAGTACATCCCTTGTGCTGATCAGAACGACAACAAAATTTCTGGTAACCAATCTGAGCCCCCCAAGGCATCATATGGATCCAGTAATAGAAAAGTGATCATCTCTGCACCAGCTACAACATCAGTTGAGAAGACTGCCTCATTGCCAGATGCAGTACAGGCTGCAGCAACAGCAGCAATAGCTgcagagaagaaagagaaggagaaacTAAAAGAGATTAAACTCGCTTCAAGGAGCAGCCTTCTggctaataaaaagaaaatgaataatgtATTGTCTATCTGGAAGCAGAGGAGTCATGAAGGGCAAGCACCTCGTGCAGCTCTTGATGATAATCAACTATCTGGGTCAGCTGATGACAGACCCTTTTCTGTTGGACAATCTACAAAGAGCAAGTTTAAAACCGATGTACTGTCTACAAAAGATAATTCTATGCCCAGTTCAGGaactaccaccaccacctcaATGGCTCAGGCTGTTGGTTTGGAGTCTCCAGTGAAGCCTAGACCTGTGAGTAACAGCTTAGGGGGGACTGTGATGGGGGTTATTAGGGGTTCTGGAAGAGCTACAGTGAGATCCGAAACGTTGTATTCTGGATCATCTGCCGGAGTTTCCACTTCAACTGTCCCTGCAAATGTTGCTGGTTTACCTTCATCAACAAATGTGGATGTATCTACGGGTCTTACCCCATTTAAAACGGATGCATCTGCATTGGGTACCTACACGTCACCTGCGGCTGCTGGGGGTGGCAAGAGGAGGTTTTCTGAAATGCCATTTAATGCAGCTTCCGCGTATAAGGAGCAACCTCAAACGACCTACAGGGATCGTGCAGCTGAGCGAAGGACTCTGTATGGTTCATCTTCTGTTGGAGAGGATCTGCCTGACCTGGGATTTAGCGATTCAA GGATTAGGGAAGGACGGGAGTGGAATGGTAGAGCCAGTCCAGGCACAAGCCGTAGAACGTAG